The following coding sequences are from one Streptomyces sp. NBC_00536 window:
- the lnt gene encoding apolipoprotein N-acyltransferase, with product MQTTPRTGRYRWWRAAAAVPAGALPALSFPAPALWWFAYVALVPWMLLLRTAPTGRRAALEGWLGGAGFILAVHHWLLPSLRLFLFPLAALLGALWIPWGLLVRRLLGGAVAAGRASAALVLVPAGWLLSELVRSWQGLGGPWGLLGASQWQVPPALRLASVGGVWLLSLLIVAVNCALVLLVAAPSARIPAAAGVTGCAVLTGAVWLWLPGPAPAGELRVAVVQIGPRGVSESVEQRFDTGEQLTRQLAGQRLDLVVWGESSVGAGLGARPDLARRLADLSARVGAPLLVNVDARRGSAETGGAPGIYKSAVLVGPEGPTGDRYDKMRLVPFGEYIPARAVLGWVTSAGKAAAEDRRPGTAPVVMDLPGAAGGAGVRIGPLVCFESAFPDMTRHLTREGAALLVDQSSTATFQGSWAPAQHASLGALRAAETGRPVVHATLTGISAVYGPSGERIGAPLPGSASAARVYAVPLARGTTLYVRFGAWPVAVALGALAVYCAGEGVRGLRGGPLRRPAPEPTGPPAHTARG from the coding sequence ATGCAGACCACCCCGCGGACCGGCCGGTACCGGTGGTGGCGCGCGGCGGCCGCCGTACCGGCCGGGGCGCTGCCCGCGCTGTCCTTCCCCGCGCCCGCGCTCTGGTGGTTCGCGTACGTCGCCCTGGTGCCCTGGATGCTGTTGCTGCGCACGGCGCCGACCGGGCGGCGGGCCGCCCTGGAGGGCTGGCTCGGGGGCGCGGGGTTCATCCTGGCGGTCCATCACTGGCTGCTGCCCAGCCTGCGCCTGTTCCTCTTCCCGCTGGCCGCGCTGCTCGGGGCGCTGTGGATCCCCTGGGGGCTGCTGGTGCGGCGCCTGCTCGGCGGGGCCGTGGCCGCGGGGCGGGCGAGCGCCGCGCTGGTCCTCGTACCGGCGGGCTGGCTGTTGTCGGAACTCGTCCGGTCGTGGCAGGGGCTCGGCGGGCCGTGGGGGCTGCTGGGAGCCAGCCAGTGGCAGGTGCCGCCCGCGCTGCGGCTCGCGTCGGTGGGCGGGGTGTGGCTGCTGAGCCTCCTGATCGTCGCGGTGAACTGCGCGCTGGTGCTGCTGGTCGCGGCGCCCTCCGCGCGGATCCCGGCGGCGGCCGGGGTGACGGGCTGCGCGGTGCTCACCGGGGCGGTGTGGCTGTGGCTGCCGGGGCCCGCGCCCGCCGGTGAGCTGCGGGTGGCCGTCGTACAGATCGGTCCGCGGGGGGTCTCGGAGAGCGTGGAGCAGCGGTTCGACACCGGTGAGCAGCTGACCCGGCAACTGGCCGGGCAGCGGCTCGACCTGGTGGTGTGGGGCGAGAGCAGCGTCGGCGCCGGTCTGGGGGCGCGGCCGGACCTGGCCCGGCGGCTCGCGGACCTCTCCGCGCGGGTCGGTGCTCCGCTGCTGGTCAATGTGGACGCCCGGCGCGGCTCCGCCGAGACCGGTGGCGCGCCCGGCATCTACAAGAGCGCGGTGCTGGTCGGCCCGGAGGGACCCACGGGGGACCGGTACGACAAGATGCGGCTGGTCCCCTTCGGGGAGTACATACCGGCGCGCGCGGTGCTCGGCTGGGTCACCTCGGCGGGCAAGGCCGCCGCGGAGGACCGGCGTCCGGGCACCGCTCCGGTGGTGATGGACCTGCCCGGCGCCGCGGGCGGGGCGGGGGTCCGGATCGGGCCGCTGGTCTGCTTCGAGTCGGCGTTCCCCGACATGACCCGGCACCTGACCCGGGAGGGCGCGGCGCTGCTGGTCGACCAGTCCTCGACGGCGACCTTCCAGGGCAGTTGGGCACCGGCGCAGCACGCCTCGCTGGGGGCGCTGCGCGCCGCCGAGACCGGGCGGCCCGTGGTGCACGCCACCCTCACCGGCATCAGCGCGGTGTACGGCCCGTCGGGCGAGCGGATCGGCGCGCCCCTGCCGGGCTCCGCCTCCGCGGCGCGGGTGTACGCCGTCCCGCTCGCCCGGGGCACCACCCTCTACGTCCGCTTCGGTGCCTGGCCGGTGGCCGTCGCCCTCGGCGCGCTCGCGGTGTACTGCGCGGGCGAGGGCGTGCGCGGGCTGCGCGGCGGTCCGCTCAGGAGGCCTGCTCCAGAGCCGACAGGACCACCCGCTCACACAGCTCGTGGGTGA
- a CDS encoding Gfo/Idh/MocA family protein, translating into MKVGCIGLGDIAQKAYLPVLTARPGVELHLQTRTPATLDRIGALHHIPAERRHTDLDDLLAQGLDAAFVHAPTGVHPEIVARLLEAGVATYVDKPLAYELAASRHLVELAEERGVSLAVGFNRRHAPGYTQCADHPRELIILQKNRVGLPEDPRTLVLDDFIHVVDTLRFLLPGEADHVDVRAVVKGGLMHQVVLQLSGAGFTALGIMNRRSGSTEEILEVSGQDTKRQVVNLAEIIDHKGQPTTRRRGDWVPVARQRGIEQVVDTFLEAVAAGTTLSARDALLTHELCERVVLSALEQAS; encoded by the coding sequence GTGAAGGTCGGATGCATCGGACTCGGTGACATCGCCCAGAAGGCGTACCTGCCCGTGCTCACCGCCCGCCCGGGGGTCGAACTCCACCTCCAGACCCGGACCCCGGCCACCCTCGACCGGATCGGCGCGCTGCACCACATCCCCGCGGAGCGCCGCCACACCGACCTCGACGACCTGCTCGCCCAGGGCCTCGACGCCGCTTTCGTGCACGCCCCGACCGGTGTTCACCCGGAGATCGTCGCGCGGCTGCTGGAGGCCGGGGTGGCGACCTACGTGGACAAGCCGCTCGCCTACGAACTCGCCGCCTCCCGGCACCTGGTCGAACTGGCCGAGGAACGCGGGGTGTCGCTGGCCGTCGGCTTCAACCGCCGCCACGCGCCCGGCTACACGCAGTGCGCCGACCACCCGCGCGAGCTGATCATCCTGCAGAAGAACCGGGTCGGCCTGCCCGAGGACCCCCGCACCCTGGTCCTCGACGACTTCATCCACGTCGTGGACACCCTGCGCTTCCTGCTGCCCGGCGAAGCCGACCACGTCGACGTACGGGCCGTGGTCAAGGGCGGCCTCATGCACCAGGTGGTGCTCCAGCTCTCCGGCGCCGGTTTCACCGCGCTCGGCATCATGAACCGCCGCTCCGGGTCCACCGAGGAGATCCTGGAGGTCTCCGGGCAGGACACCAAGCGGCAGGTGGTCAACCTGGCCGAGATCATCGACCACAAGGGCCAGCCCACCACACGGCGGCGCGGGGACTGGGTGCCGGTCGCCCGCCAGCGCGGCATCGAACAGGTCGTGGACACCTTCCTGGAGGCCGTCGCGGCGGGCACCACGCTCAGCGCCCGGGACGCGCTGCTCACCCACGAGCTGTGTGAGCGGGTGGTCCTGTCGGCTCTGGAGCAGGCCTCCTGA
- a CDS encoding DinB family protein has translation MSTPATDRHEPSTTANERDMLDGWLDFHRATLAWKCEGLSDEQLRRTPLAPSELSLLGLVRHMSEVERYWFREITLGEDLDDLYCTEDDPDAEFHLTEQDTWAEAEQVWREEIERARQASAGRSLDEVSIGRSSRSGEQFNLRWVYTHMIEEYARHNGHADLLREHIDGATGE, from the coding sequence ATGAGCACTCCTGCGACCGACCGCCACGAACCGTCCACCACCGCCAACGAACGCGACATGCTCGACGGGTGGCTCGACTTCCACCGCGCCACCCTGGCCTGGAAGTGCGAGGGGCTGAGCGACGAACAGCTGCGCCGCACGCCGCTGGCGCCCTCCGAACTGAGCCTGCTGGGGCTCGTACGGCACATGTCGGAGGTGGAGCGGTACTGGTTCCGGGAGATCACCCTGGGCGAGGACCTGGACGACCTGTACTGCACGGAGGACGACCCGGACGCCGAGTTCCACCTCACGGAGCAGGACACCTGGGCCGAGGCGGAGCAGGTGTGGCGCGAGGAGATCGAGCGCGCGCGGCAGGCCTCGGCGGGCCGTTCGCTCGACGAGGTGTCCATCGGGCGCAGCAGCCGCAGCGGCGAGCAGTTCAATCTGCGCTGGGTCTACACGCACATGATCGAGGAGTACGCGCGCCACAACGGCCACGCCGACCTGCTGCGGGAGCACATCGACGGGGCGACGGGAGAGTAG
- a CDS encoding uracil-DNA glycosylase — protein MTQLLPESWLPVLGEELDKPYFSELLEFVEKERADGPVYPPREQVFAALEATPFDRVKVLVLGQDPYHGAGQGHGLCFSVQPGVRTPPSLRNIYKEMKEELGLPVPDNGYLMPWAEQGVLLLNAVLTVREGEPNSHKGKGWEKFTDAVIRAVAARPDPAVFVLWGAYAQKKLPLIDEERHVVVKGAHPSPLSAKKFFGSRPFTQIDAAVAAQGHEPIDWRIPDLG, from the coding sequence GTGACCCAGCTGCTGCCCGAATCCTGGCTGCCCGTCCTCGGTGAGGAACTGGACAAGCCCTACTTCAGCGAACTCCTGGAGTTCGTGGAGAAGGAACGGGCCGACGGACCGGTCTACCCGCCCCGCGAGCAGGTCTTCGCGGCCCTGGAGGCCACTCCGTTCGACCGGGTGAAGGTGCTGGTCCTCGGCCAGGACCCCTACCACGGCGCGGGCCAGGGCCACGGGCTGTGCTTCTCGGTGCAGCCGGGCGTGCGGACCCCTCCCTCCCTGCGCAACATCTACAAGGAGATGAAGGAGGAGCTGGGCCTGCCCGTCCCGGACAACGGCTATCTGATGCCGTGGGCCGAACAGGGCGTCCTGCTGCTCAACGCGGTGCTGACCGTCCGTGAGGGCGAGCCCAACTCGCACAAGGGCAAGGGCTGGGAGAAGTTCACGGACGCGGTGATCCGCGCGGTCGCCGCCCGCCCGGACCCGGCCGTCTTCGTCCTGTGGGGGGCGTACGCGCAGAAGAAGCTCCCGCTGATCGACGAGGAGCGCCACGTCGTCGTCAAGGGCGCCCACCCCTCGCCGCTGTCCGCCAAGAAGTTCTTCGGCTCCCGCCCCTTCACCCAGATCGACGCGGCCGTCGCCGCCCAGGGTCATGAGCCGATCGACTGGCGGATCCCGGACCTGGGCTGA
- a CDS encoding ABC transporter substrate-binding protein gives MFNRTRCLQITAALASISLLAGCGLISDSSADQTKRIVVGTTSAPSTLDPAAAWDGSWELYRNVYQTLLAFPTGSTKPQPDAAQSCEFTDSANEAYRCTLRKGLKFSDGETLDSKAVKHSLDRIRKIGSKVGPKDLFGSLERIETPDPLTVVFQLKTPDATFPFVLGSPAASLVAPNEYPADKIRKDGKVTGSGPYVLDSYKDGVEAVLTNYGNYQGFAQNHNNGVTIRYYTDSKKMSADLKSKDIDAIYRGLSAPEIKDLQSPASHNAGVQVVDNVGAEIRYLVFNPSDPAVAKPAVRQAVAQVVDRGALVAKVYQGTAEPLYSMVPKGVVGHKTPFYDVFGQPDVDKAKKILQKADVKTPVDLTFWYTTDRYGSSTAPEFEELKRQLDASGLFRITLRNKPWKAYQEGYKNGEYPVFGRGWFPDFPDPDNFIAPFVGKENAVGTPYENPEILTDLLPKSRRESDRSAVTPEFERAQKIFADDVRLLPLWQGKLYVATRDDIAGGERALDPQTAMQMWELYRKTSW, from the coding sequence GTGTTCAACCGGACCAGATGCCTGCAGATCACTGCGGCCCTTGCGTCCATATCCCTGCTCGCCGGCTGCGGGCTGATTTCGGATTCGAGCGCAGATCAGACAAAAAGAATCGTCGTGGGTACGACGAGTGCGCCGAGCACCCTTGATCCCGCGGCGGCCTGGGACGGTTCCTGGGAGCTTTACCGGAACGTCTATCAGACACTCCTGGCATTTCCCACGGGAAGCACCAAACCGCAGCCGGACGCCGCGCAGAGCTGTGAGTTCACGGACTCCGCGAACGAGGCCTACCGTTGCACCCTGCGCAAGGGGCTGAAGTTCTCCGACGGCGAGACCCTCGACTCCAAGGCCGTCAAGCACTCCCTCGACCGGATCCGGAAGATCGGCTCCAAGGTCGGCCCCAAGGACCTCTTCGGCAGCCTGGAGCGCATCGAGACCCCGGACCCGCTGACGGTCGTCTTCCAGCTGAAGACACCCGACGCGACCTTCCCCTTCGTGCTCGGCTCGCCCGCCGCCTCGCTCGTGGCGCCCAACGAATACCCGGCCGACAAGATCCGCAAGGACGGCAAGGTCACCGGCTCCGGCCCGTACGTGCTCGACTCCTACAAGGACGGCGTCGAGGCGGTCCTCACGAACTACGGCAACTACCAGGGCTTCGCGCAGAACCACAACAACGGCGTGACCATCCGCTACTACACGGACTCCAAGAAGATGTCCGCGGACCTCAAGAGCAAGGACATCGACGCGATCTACCGCGGTCTCTCCGCGCCCGAGATCAAGGACCTGCAGAGCCCCGCCTCGCACAACGCGGGCGTCCAGGTCGTCGACAACGTCGGCGCCGAGATCCGCTACCTGGTCTTCAACCCCAGCGACCCGGCGGTCGCCAAGCCCGCCGTCCGCCAGGCCGTCGCCCAGGTGGTCGACCGCGGAGCGCTGGTCGCGAAGGTCTACCAGGGCACCGCGGAGCCGCTGTACTCGATGGTCCCCAAGGGCGTCGTGGGCCACAAGACGCCCTTCTACGACGTCTTCGGCCAGCCGGACGTCGACAAGGCGAAGAAGATCCTCCAGAAGGCGGACGTCAAGACGCCCGTGGACCTGACGTTCTGGTACACCACGGACCGCTACGGCTCCTCCACCGCGCCGGAGTTCGAGGAGCTCAAGCGCCAGCTGGACGCGAGCGGACTGTTCCGGATCACCCTGCGCAACAAGCCCTGGAAGGCCTACCAGGAGGGCTACAAGAACGGCGAGTACCCGGTCTTCGGCCGCGGCTGGTTCCCCGACTTCCCGGACCCCGACAACTTCATCGCGCCGTTCGTCGGCAAGGAGAACGCGGTCGGCACCCCCTACGAGAACCCCGAGATCCTCACCGACCTGCTGCCCAAGTCCCGGCGCGAGAGCGACCGCTCGGCGGTGACCCCGGAGTTCGAGCGGGCCCAGAAGATCTTCGCCGACGACGTCCGGCTGCTGCCCCTGTGGCAGGGCAAGCTGTACGTCGCCACGCGCGACGACATCGCCGGCGGGGAGCGGGCGCTGGACCCGCAGACCGCCATGCAGATGTGGGAGCTGTACCGCAAGACCAGCTGGTAG
- a CDS encoding SDR family oxidoreductase has product MTYNGIDSGKTALITGASRGIGYGIAEALVARGDRVCITGRNEDALKEAVERLGADRVIGVAGKAHDEAHQAVAVERTMEAFGRVDFLVNNAGTNPVFGPMADLDLGVARKVFETNVISALGFAQRTWHAWQKDHGGAIVNIASIAGVSASPFIGAYGMSKAAMINLTLQLAHEMAPGVRVNAIAPAVVKTKFAQSLYEGREQEAAAAYPLGRLGVPADIGGAAAFLTSAQAEWITGQTLVVDGGIFLNAGVG; this is encoded by the coding sequence ATGACGTACAACGGCATCGACAGCGGCAAGACCGCGCTGATCACCGGAGCCAGCCGGGGCATCGGCTACGGCATCGCGGAGGCCCTGGTCGCCCGCGGCGACCGGGTCTGCATCACCGGCCGCAACGAGGACGCCCTCAAGGAGGCCGTGGAGCGGCTCGGCGCGGACCGGGTGATCGGGGTCGCGGGCAAGGCGCACGACGAGGCGCACCAGGCGGTCGCCGTCGAGCGGACGATGGAGGCCTTCGGCCGGGTCGACTTCCTGGTCAACAACGCGGGAACCAATCCGGTCTTCGGGCCGATGGCGGACCTGGACCTCGGGGTCGCCCGCAAGGTCTTCGAGACGAACGTGATCTCGGCGCTCGGCTTCGCCCAGCGGACCTGGCACGCCTGGCAGAAGGACCACGGCGGCGCCATCGTGAACATCGCCTCCATCGCGGGCGTCTCGGCCTCGCCCTTCATCGGGGCGTACGGGATGAGCAAGGCCGCGATGATCAACCTGACCCTCCAGCTCGCCCACGAGATGGCCCCCGGGGTCCGGGTCAACGCCATCGCGCCCGCGGTGGTCAAGACGAAGTTCGCGCAGTCCCTGTACGAGGGGCGCGAGCAGGAGGCGGCAGCGGCTTATCCGCTGGGCCGGCTCGGGGTGCCCGCCGACATCGGCGGCGCCGCCGCATTCCTCACTTCGGCACAAGCGGAATGGATTACCGGGCAGACGCTGGTGGTCGACGGGGGGATTTTTCTGAATGCCGGAGTCGGCTGA
- the fabG gene encoding 3-oxoacyl-ACP reductase FabG codes for MSTTEQRVAIVTGAARGIGAATAVRLAAEGRAVAVLDLDEASCKDTVEAITAAGGTALAVGCDVSDSAQVEAAVERVASTLGAPTVLVNNAGVLRDNLLFKMSDTDWDTVMNVHLRGAFLMARACQKYMVEAKFGRIVNLSSSSALGNRGQANYAAAKAGLQGFTKTLAFELGKFGVTANAVAPGFIVTEMTAQTAARIGMGFEEFQAAAATQIPVQRVGRPEDIANAIAFFTGEAAGFVSGQVMYVAGGPLN; via the coding sequence ATGTCCACCACCGAGCAGCGCGTCGCCATCGTCACCGGGGCGGCCCGGGGCATCGGCGCGGCCACCGCCGTGCGCCTGGCCGCCGAGGGCCGCGCCGTCGCCGTCCTCGACCTCGACGAGGCCTCCTGCAAGGACACCGTGGAGGCGATCACGGCAGCGGGCGGCACCGCCCTCGCGGTCGGCTGCGACGTGTCGGACAGCGCCCAGGTCGAGGCGGCGGTGGAGCGGGTGGCGAGCACGCTCGGCGCGCCGACGGTCCTGGTCAACAACGCGGGCGTGCTCCGTGACAACCTGCTCTTCAAGATGAGCGACACCGACTGGGACACGGTCATGAACGTGCACCTGCGCGGTGCGTTCCTGATGGCCCGGGCCTGTCAGAAGTACATGGTGGAGGCGAAGTTCGGCCGCATCGTGAACCTCTCCAGCAGCTCCGCGCTGGGCAACCGCGGCCAGGCCAACTACGCGGCCGCCAAGGCGGGCCTGCAGGGCTTCACCAAGACCCTCGCCTTCGAGCTGGGCAAGTTCGGCGTCACGGCCAACGCCGTGGCCCCCGGGTTCATCGTCACCGAGATGACCGCGCAGACGGCCGCCCGCATCGGCATGGGCTTCGAGGAGTTCCAGGCCGCCGCCGCGACCCAGATCCCCGTGCAGCGCGTCGGCCGTCCGGAGGACATCGCCAACGCCATCGCCTTCTTCACCGGCGAGGCCGCGGGCTTCGTCTCGGGCCAGGTCATGTACGTGGCCGGCGGCCCCCTCAACTGA
- a CDS encoding DUF3037 domain-containing protein → MTKRDVFEYALVRVVPRMERGECFNAGVILYCRAHAYVAARVHLGEAKLLALDPKADVAGVRAALRGVEGLCAGGAAAGQAAGDDAGRRFRWLIAPRSTVVQPGPVHTGLTADPEAELARLLELLVY, encoded by the coding sequence GTGACCAAGCGGGACGTGTTCGAATACGCGCTGGTGCGCGTGGTGCCCCGGATGGAACGCGGGGAGTGTTTCAACGCCGGGGTGATCCTCTACTGCCGGGCGCACGCGTACGTCGCCGCGCGCGTCCACCTGGGCGAGGCCAAGCTCCTGGCGCTGGACCCGAAGGCCGACGTGGCCGGGGTACGGGCGGCGCTGCGCGGGGTCGAGGGCCTGTGCGCGGGCGGCGCGGCCGCCGGACAGGCGGCGGGCGACGACGCGGGGCGGCGCTTCCGCTGGCTGATCGCGCCGCGCAGCACCGTCGTACAGCCGGGGCCGGTGCACACCGGGCTGACGGCCGACCCGGAGGCGGAGCTGGCCCGGCTGCTGGAGCTGCTGGTGTACTGA
- a CDS encoding HipA family kinase, producing the protein MLTEVIATRYVTPLREGGSLPGIVEADDLGTYVMKFTGAGQGRKTLVAEVICGRLAQRLGLRVPPLVQMQLDPVIGLGEPDQEVQELLKASGGLNLGMDYLPGSIGFDPLAYQVDPAEAGRVVWFDALINNVDRSWRNPNMLVWHGDLWLIDHGATMIWHHNWPTAAAAAAKPYNASDHVLAPVGPDIAAAAAELAPLVTRALLTEVAADVPDEWLVDEPGFDSTDALRRAYVEALLPRAATIHERITMEAEVKARSGPPGWLAERLTPLPQKKKSDSR; encoded by the coding sequence ATGCTCACAGAAGTGATCGCGACCCGCTACGTCACGCCCCTGCGTGAGGGCGGCTCGCTCCCGGGGATCGTCGAGGCCGACGACCTCGGGACCTACGTCATGAAATTCACCGGCGCCGGCCAGGGGCGCAAGACCCTGGTCGCCGAAGTCATCTGCGGGCGACTGGCCCAGCGGCTCGGGCTGCGCGTCCCGCCGCTGGTCCAGATGCAGCTCGACCCCGTCATCGGGCTCGGCGAGCCCGACCAGGAGGTCCAGGAGCTGCTCAAGGCCAGCGGCGGGCTCAACCTCGGCATGGACTACCTGCCCGGGTCGATCGGCTTCGACCCGCTCGCCTACCAGGTGGATCCGGCCGAGGCGGGCCGCGTGGTCTGGTTCGACGCCCTGATCAACAACGTGGACCGGTCCTGGCGGAACCCGAACATGCTCGTCTGGCACGGGGACCTCTGGCTCATCGACCACGGCGCCACCATGATCTGGCACCACAACTGGCCCACCGCCGCGGCCGCGGCCGCCAAGCCCTACAACGCCTCCGACCACGTGCTGGCCCCGGTCGGCCCGGACATCGCGGCGGCCGCGGCCGAGCTGGCACCGCTGGTCACCAGGGCGCTGCTCACCGAGGTCGCCGCCGACGTCCCGGACGAGTGGCTGGTCGACGAGCCCGGTTTCGACTCCACGGACGCGCTGCGCCGCGCCTATGTGGAAGCGCTGCTGCCGCGCGCCGCGACGATCCACGAGCGGATCACCATGGAGGCCGAGGTGAAGGCCCGCAGCGGCCCTCCCGGCTGGCTCGCCGAGCGTCTGACCCCCCTGCCCCAGAAGAAGAAGAGCGACAGCCGGTGA
- a CDS encoding VMAP-C domain-containing protein — translation MMNTPRHPPPQKVQLLLPLVNELCELDCVRDPGQRVMFGQSVGEYLGRVLDLPGRDARSDAVVLVHAVLRQPQDVESGVEALLYAVGLHEGSDVAGGLRERLPSFRTPGPSAVVPLFETFEDKDVNAARALLAGPIGVDRNRLLDRLAHELRLDLPSRLTPVQLFDHLLDVNAQADGLPAAVVMMEFTAVLTPRESDRRRLHDWCDNWSTSAGSRDILMRRRERIETSGPPDRDIPRCLIIMVDPAEDGSPDIYVRHWVNRTAGFWSPSSEGTERTTLGTLGAAVERAIRRGEESWADADSAGEDSSPIHVEFVLPYTMLNHDVAGLGGAADTDDTVPIGLRYYVHLRSLERMRTRDPAQLRRWRLRWQTLRAATAARPHGWTSEDRMTGLPIWRNKLATNAQLTAVTLGSPALEGQALEPLKAAIAEGVGVALWDRRDPSQQSFVAPLDMLVGYPRDQLPETIHRLRMKAETDLNGFQLPGRHVAFFYDDPFRLIDCEEVPA, via the coding sequence ATGATGAACACGCCGCGGCATCCGCCGCCGCAGAAGGTGCAGTTGCTCCTGCCGCTCGTGAACGAGCTCTGCGAACTGGACTGTGTCCGGGACCCGGGCCAGCGGGTCATGTTCGGGCAGAGCGTCGGCGAATACCTCGGACGGGTCCTGGATCTGCCGGGCCGGGACGCGCGCAGCGATGCGGTGGTCCTCGTACACGCGGTGTTACGGCAGCCGCAGGACGTGGAGTCGGGCGTCGAGGCGCTGCTCTACGCCGTGGGGCTGCACGAAGGCAGTGATGTGGCGGGAGGGTTGCGCGAGCGGCTTCCCAGCTTCCGGACTCCCGGGCCGAGTGCCGTGGTGCCGCTGTTCGAGACGTTCGAGGACAAGGACGTGAACGCCGCCCGGGCCCTGCTCGCCGGGCCCATCGGGGTCGACCGGAACAGACTGCTCGACCGGCTGGCCCACGAGTTGCGGCTGGACCTGCCGTCCCGCCTCACTCCCGTCCAGCTCTTCGACCACCTGCTGGACGTCAATGCCCAGGCCGACGGGCTGCCGGCCGCCGTGGTCATGATGGAGTTCACCGCCGTGCTCACGCCCCGCGAGAGCGACCGGCGGCGGCTGCACGACTGGTGCGACAACTGGTCGACGAGCGCCGGATCCCGGGACATCCTGATGCGACGGCGTGAGCGGATCGAGACGTCGGGCCCGCCGGACCGGGACATCCCCCGCTGTCTGATCATCATGGTGGATCCCGCCGAGGACGGCTCGCCCGACATCTACGTACGGCACTGGGTCAACCGGACCGCGGGATTCTGGTCCCCCTCGTCCGAGGGCACGGAGAGGACCACGCTGGGGACGCTGGGCGCAGCCGTGGAGCGGGCCATCCGCCGCGGCGAGGAATCCTGGGCGGACGCGGACAGCGCCGGTGAGGACTCCAGCCCGATCCACGTCGAGTTCGTCCTGCCCTACACGATGCTCAACCATGACGTGGCCGGCCTGGGCGGGGCCGCGGACACCGACGATACGGTCCCCATCGGACTGCGCTACTACGTCCATCTGCGCAGCCTTGAGCGGATGCGCACGCGCGACCCGGCCCAGCTGCGCCGCTGGCGGCTGCGCTGGCAGACGCTCAGGGCGGCCACCGCGGCCCGGCCGCACGGCTGGACGAGCGAGGACCGGATGACCGGGCTTCCGATCTGGCGCAACAAGCTCGCCACGAACGCGCAGCTCACCGCCGTGACCCTGGGCTCACCCGCGCTGGAGGGGCAGGCACTGGAGCCCCTGAAGGCGGCGATAGCCGAGGGTGTCGGAGTGGCCCTGTGGGACCGCCGAGATCCCTCACAACAGTCTTTCGTGGCACCGCTGGACATGCTCGTCGGCTACCCCCGGGACCAGCTGCCCGAGACGATCCACCGGCTGCGCATGAAGGCCGAGACCGACCTGAACGGCTTCCAACTTCCGGGCAGGCATGTGGCGTTCTTCTACGACGACCCATTCAGGCTCATCGACTGCGAGGAGGTACCGGCATGA
- a CDS encoding AAA family ATPase has protein sequence MTGLEQDDAAVDGDGAHRSWRVFHATGTAPAGDPPVLPPAPPWREFAGEPLQTALAADDRAVRRRLGSNGPRPSLRDEEIDTVNAALLLRRPLLVTGPPGVGKSTLAHLVARELGLGRVLQWSIVSRTALRDGLYEYDSIGRAQAIAAWRAGAAPEAAEQAAEQAPYLGDFVTLGPLGSALLAYERPRVLLIDELDKSDIDLPNDLLHVLENGSYDVPELVRSALPTVSVFTDDPGGRAEIIGGRVECREFPLVVITSNGEREFPAAFRRRCLPLEMRPPTREQLVSIVLSHLRSRPEGVDTLVDDFERRVREGGTQSVDQLLNAVHMTTAGGFQADAHGRKLMELLLRDLAKGR, from the coding sequence ATGACCGGGCTGGAACAGGATGACGCCGCGGTCGACGGAGACGGCGCCCACCGATCCTGGCGGGTCTTCCACGCGACCGGGACGGCACCGGCCGGGGATCCCCCGGTCCTGCCGCCCGCCCCGCCCTGGCGCGAGTTCGCGGGCGAACCGCTCCAGACCGCCCTCGCCGCCGACGACCGGGCGGTCCGCCGCCGCCTGGGCTCGAACGGCCCCCGGCCCAGCCTGCGCGACGAGGAGATCGACACCGTCAACGCCGCACTGTTGCTGCGGCGCCCGCTGCTGGTCACCGGGCCGCCCGGGGTGGGCAAATCGACCCTGGCCCATCTGGTCGCCCGCGAACTGGGCCTCGGACGGGTCCTCCAGTGGAGCATCGTCAGCCGTACGGCACTGCGCGACGGGCTCTACGAGTACGACTCCATCGGCCGGGCCCAGGCCATCGCCGCCTGGCGGGCCGGCGCCGCCCCCGAAGCCGCCGAGCAGGCGGCCGAACAGGCCCCGTACCTGGGCGACTTCGTCACCCTCGGCCCACTGGGCAGCGCCCTGCTCGCCTACGAACGGCCGCGTGTCCTGCTGATCGACGAACTCGACAAGAGCGACATCGACCTGCCCAACGACCTGCTGCACGTCCTGGAGAACGGCAGTTACGACGTGCCCGAGCTGGTGCGCAGTGCGCTGCCGACGGTCAGTGTCTTCACGGACGACCCGGGCGGCCGCGCCGAGATCATCGGTGGCCGCGTCGAGTGCCGCGAGTTCCCCCTGGTGGTGATCACCAGCAATGGCGAACGGGAATTTCCGGCCGCGTTCCGCCGCCGCTGTCTGCCCCTGGAGATGCGTCCGCCCACCCGCGAGCAGCTCGTCTCCATCGTGCTGAGCCACCTCCGGAGCAGGCCGGAAGGGGTGGACACCCTCGTCGACGACTTCGAGCGCCGGGTGCGCGAGGGGGGCACACAGTCGGTCGATCAGTTGCTCAATGCCGTCCACATGACTACGGCGGGTGGTTTTCAGGCGGACGCCCACGGGCGTAAACTCATGGAACTGCTGCTGCGCGACCTCGCGAAAGGCCGCTGA